From one Rosa rugosa chromosome 4, drRosRugo1.1, whole genome shotgun sequence genomic stretch:
- the LOC133706515 gene encoding F-box protein FBW2-like, which produces MEVASEASDFRQWDELIPDALGLIFKNLSLKELLTVIPMVCKSWGKAVMGPYCWQEVDIEEWSDICPEPQHLDRMIRMLISRSCGSLRKLCVSGLKNDMIFSFIAEHSNSLQTLSLPRSEISDSIVEQTIGRLSHITFLDLSCCGKIGFRALEVIGKNCKLLVKLFRNMHPLDIVGMPIVDDEANAIAATMPRLKHLEMAYHVISTESALQILKSCTELELLDLRGCWGVKLDDEKYLEKKFPKVKVLGPLVQDRYEENEWDDNSDYSDASSEYLAWEFVDDDDDFDDDGSYDDMWDGDGRLEQLELRFYQGNEHETEGGFGWPPSP; this is translated from the exons ATGGAAGTGGCAAGTGAGGCAAGTGATTTTCGGCAATGGGACGAATTAATACCCGATGCATTGGGTCTAATCTTCAAAAACCTGTCTCTTAAGGAGTTGCTGACAGTGATTCCAATGGTCTGCAAATCGTGGGGTAAGGCAGTAATGGGGCCTTACTGCTGGCAAGAGGTAGACATTGAGGAATGGAGTGATATATGCCCAGAACCTCAGCACCTTGATCGTATGATACGAATGCTGATTTCAAGAAGCTGTGGATCTCTCAGAAAGCTTTGTGTTTCAGGCCTTAAAAATGACATGATCTTCTCCTTCATTGCTGAACA TTCTAATTCCCTTCAGACCTTGAGTCTGCCAAGAAGTGAAATAAGTGATTCAATAGTGGAACAAACAATTGGAAGGCTTTCTCACATCACTTTCTTGGATCTTAGCTGCTGTGGGAAGATTGGTTTTCGTGCTTTGGAAGTCATAGGAAAGAACTGTAAATTGCTTGTGAAGTTGTTCAGGAACATGCATCCATTAGATATAGTTGGCATGCCTATTGTGGATGATGAGGCTAATGCCATTGCTGCCACAATGCCTAGACTGAAGCACCTTGAGATGGCATACCATGTCATTAGCACGGAGAGTGCACTTCAGATACTCAAGAGCTGCACCGAGCTTGAGTTGTTGGATTTGAGAGGGTGTTGGGGTGTTAAGCTTGATGATGAAAAGTACTTAGAGAAGAAGTTTCCGAAAGTGAAGGTTTTAGGGCCTCTTGTTCAGGATCGCTATGAGGAAAATGAGTGGGATGACAACTCGGATTACTCGGATGCTTCTTCCGAGTATCTAGCCTGGGAATTTGTGGATGATGACGATGATTTTGATGATGATGGGAGTTATGATGACATGTGGGATGGTGATGGAAGACTTGAGCAGCTTGAGTTGAGGTTCTATCAAGGAAATGAACATGAGACTGAAGGAGGGTTTGGTTGGCCTCCATCTCCCTAA
- the LOC133746456 gene encoding F-box protein FBW2-like yields METASDFRHWDELIPEALSLIFNSLSFKEKLTVIPMVCKPWSKAVMGSDCWQEIDIEEWSNECQPQHLDRMIQMLVARSCGSMRKLCVSELQNDMIFTFIAEHANTLQTLRLRRSQMSDSVVEQTIGRFSNITFLDLSYCGKIGSRALKAIGMNCKLLMGLCRNRYPGHTAGTLMNNEAHAIATTMPRLKHLEMAYHLINTQEALQILESCPELEFLDLRGCWDVQLDDKFLGEKFPKLKVLGPPADYYYDEDLECCMNNSDASSDGSPFEYEDLSEEYLSDEYLSDR; encoded by the exons ATGGAAACGGCAAGTGATTTTCGGCATTGGGATGAATTAATACCTGAGGCATTGAGTCTGATATTCAACAGCCTTTCTTTTAAGGAGAAGCTAACAGTGATTCCAATGGTTTGCAAACCATGGAGCAAGGCAGTTATGGGGTCTGACTGCTGGCAAGAGATAGACATTGAGGAATGGAGTAATGAATGCCAGCCGCAACACCTTGATCGCATGATTCAAATGCTGGTGGCAAGAAGTTGTGGATCAATGAGAAAGCTGTGTGTTTCCGAACTCCAAAACGACATGATTTTCACCTTCATTGCTGAACA TGCTAATACCCTTCAGACCTTGAGACTGCGAAGAAGTCAAATGAGTGATTCAGTGGTAGAACAGACAATTGGACGGTTTTCTAATATCACCTTCTTGGATCTTAGCTACTGTGGTAAAATTGGTAGTCGTGCTCTAAAGGCCATCGGAATGAACTGTAAATTGCTCATGGGACTGTGCCGGAACAGATATCCAGGGCACACGGCAGGCacccttatgaataatgaggctCATGCCATTGCCACCACAATGCCTAGACTGAAGCACCTTGAGATGGCATACCATCTCATCAACACACAAGAGGCTCTTCAAATACTTGAGAGCTGCCCTGAGCTCGAATTTTTGGATTTGAGAGGATGTTGGGATGTTCAGCTTGATGATAAGTTCTTAGGGGAGAAGTTCCCAAAGTTGAAGGTTCTAGGGCCTCCTGCGGACTACTACTATGATGAGGACTTGGAATGTTGCATGAATAACTCAGATGCTTCTTCTGACGGTTCCCCCTTCGAATATGAGGATCTATCTGAGGAATATCTGTCCGATGAGTATTTGTCTGACAGATAA
- the LOC133744198 gene encoding uncharacterized protein LOC133744198 codes for MAGDDIFSETPNSGSGTSGTSSDEYANPLFLHHSDHPGLILVSKKLTGDNYNSWCRVMRISLSAKNKTKFITGAIKEPSAIKKPEEHALWQRCNDMVLSWILNSLEPDLADSVLSCTTPHATWEDLRECFALGNAPRIFQVQRDIYKIEQGQLSIAAYYTKLKALWDELASYNTVENCTCGAQNDRTKLMQFLMGLNESYAGTRGQILLMNPLPSVRQAYASVTQEEKQ; via the coding sequence ATGGCTGGAGACGATATCTTTTCTGAAACTCCCAATAGTGGCAGCGGCACCAGTGGCACCTCCTCTGATGAATATGCAAATCCGCTATTCCTCCATCATTCAGACCATCCTGGTCTCATCCTCGTCTCCAAGAAATTGACAGGAGACAATTACAACTCATGGTGTCGCGTCATGAGGATCTCCTTGAGTGCGAAGAATAAGACCAAATTCATCACCGGTGCAATCAAAGAACCCTCTGCAATCAAGAAACCAGAGGAACATGCTCTATGGCAGCGATGCAATGACATGGTCTTGTCCTGGATTCTCAATTCTCTTGAACCAGACCTTGCTGATTCGGTCCTCTCCTGCACAACACCTCATGCTACTTGGGAAGATCTCAGGGAATGCTTCGCCTTGGGAAATGCCCCACGTATCTTCCAGGTTCAAAGAGACATCTACAAGATTGAACAAGGCCAGTTGTCAATCGCTGCTTATTATACCAAGTTGAAAGCACTTTGGGACGAACTTGCCTCATACAATACAGTGGAGAATTGCACTTGTGGGGCACAGAATGACCGCACCAAACTCATGCAATTCCTTATGGGCTTGAACGAATCATATGCAGGTACTCGTGGTCAAATTTTGCTAATGAATCCATTACCTTCCGTGCGACAGGCCTATGCTTCAGTAACTCAGGAAGAGAAGCAGTGA